Proteins from one Chitinophaga oryzae genomic window:
- a CDS encoding glycoside hydrolase family 10 protein — MLKQLLAGVALCAGLTQQAWAQLPPKREMRGMWIATVENIDWPSRRGLPTEQQKQEFIDLLDQMQRNGMNTVVAQVRPATDAFYASPYEPWSEYLTGTQGQAPNPYYDPLQFMIEETHKRGMEFHAWFNPYRAVFNVSRSSVAANHITRLKPQWFLVYDNKKYFDPGIPEVRTYVTTVVRDVVKRYDIDAVHFDDYFYPYRVPGKEFPDNVSYRMYGNGMMKDDWRRANVDAIIEMLSVAIKAEKPWVKFGISPFGVWRDRSKDPEGSYTRGGMTNYDDLYADILKWLKKGWIDYAAPQLYWERGHRLADYEVLLNWWSQHGYGRQIYIGHGVYRLGSNAAWKNPRELPMQIEEARTLNTIQGSVFYSAKSFRGNPLGIEDTLRNHYYKYPALRPVMSWLPNTTPDPPYFIDAFERPGGLEIHWTDDDTSGRTKQYVLYRFEANEPVNVTDPTKILAILPQSSDPEYKDLTYVRGKTYTYVVTALDRLQNESHLSEPLRMEIRNGKTTFIFEP; from the coding sequence ATGTTGAAGCAGTTATTAGCCGGTGTGGCCCTTTGTGCGGGCCTCACACAGCAGGCATGGGCGCAGTTGCCGCCCAAAAGGGAAATGCGCGGGATGTGGATCGCCACAGTGGAAAATATTGACTGGCCTTCCAGGCGCGGATTGCCCACGGAACAACAAAAGCAGGAGTTTATCGATTTGCTTGATCAGATGCAACGCAATGGCATGAACACGGTCGTTGCCCAGGTACGGCCTGCAACCGACGCGTTTTATGCTTCTCCTTATGAACCCTGGTCCGAATATCTGACCGGCACACAAGGGCAGGCGCCCAACCCTTACTACGATCCCCTTCAGTTTATGATTGAGGAGACCCACAAGCGGGGCATGGAGTTTCACGCCTGGTTCAACCCCTACAGGGCCGTATTCAATGTCAGCCGCAGCAGCGTAGCCGCTAATCACATCACCCGCCTGAAACCGCAGTGGTTCCTCGTCTACGACAATAAAAAATATTTCGATCCCGGTATCCCGGAAGTGCGGACCTATGTGACTACCGTCGTGCGCGATGTGGTAAAAAGATATGACATCGATGCCGTCCACTTCGATGACTATTTCTATCCTTATCGTGTGCCCGGCAAAGAATTCCCCGACAACGTTTCCTACCGCATGTATGGTAACGGCATGATGAAAGATGACTGGCGCAGGGCCAATGTGGACGCCATCATTGAAATGCTCAGCGTTGCCATCAAAGCCGAAAAACCATGGGTGAAATTCGGTATCAGCCCCTTCGGCGTGTGGCGCGACCGCAGCAAAGATCCTGAAGGCTCCTACACCCGCGGCGGCATGACCAACTACGACGATCTCTACGCTGATATTTTAAAATGGCTGAAGAAAGGATGGATAGATTACGCAGCGCCTCAGTTGTACTGGGAGCGGGGCCACCGCCTGGCGGACTATGAAGTGTTGCTCAACTGGTGGAGCCAGCACGGCTATGGCCGGCAGATATACATCGGACATGGCGTTTACCGCCTCGGCAGCAACGCCGCCTGGAAAAATCCACGCGAACTGCCGATGCAGATAGAAGAGGCTCGGACACTGAATACCATACAAGGCAGCGTCTTTTACAGCGCCAAATCTTTCCGCGGCAACCCGCTGGGTATCGAAGACACGCTGCGCAACCACTACTATAAGTACCCCGCGCTGCGGCCGGTAATGTCGTGGCTGCCCAATACCACACCAGACCCTCCTTATTTCATCGATGCTTTTGAAAGGCCCGGCGGACTGGAAATCCACTGGACCGACGACGATACCAGCGGCCGTACCAAACAATATGTGCTGTACCGTTTTGAAGCCAATGAGCCGGTTAACGTGACCGACCCCACGAAAATCCTGGCCATCCTGCCACAATCGTCAGATCCGGAATACAAAGACCTGACTTATGTGAGAGGGAAGACCTACACTTATGTAGTTACCGCGCTGGACCGGCTCCAGAATGAGAGCCACCTCAGCGAACCGCTGCGGATGGAGATCAGAAACGGTAAAACGACATTTATCTTTGAACCCTGA